The Flavobacterium marginilacus genome window below encodes:
- a CDS encoding glycoside hydrolase family 140 protein produces the protein MKYLFALSISFLLTAQSGFSQSEKSKALPRIKVSENKHYFVTEDGKPFFWLGDTGWLTFSKLDRAGVEKYLQDRKAKGFNVVQVMVLHNLNAVNAYGDQALMNDNLADQITSPGNDPDNAPEYDYWDHIDYTLEVAQKNGIYLAMVPVWGTNVSKGNKVSKEQAVKYAKFLADRYKNKTNVIWLNGGDTHGNEFQDIWNAIGSTLKTSNPNQLVTFHPFGRTDSSDDYHNASWLDFNMFQSGHRRYDQDSSKTAFKEDNYKFVHRDWDLKPTKPTLDGEPSYEGIPHGLHDTLQPKWTANDVRRYGYWSVFAGGAGYTYGHNAVMQMFRKGDKPAYGNKELWYDAINAPGAGQMVYIKNLMLEFPYLERVPDQSLVASQGQKYDYQVATRGNDYALIYTYNGRKITVNMGKIAGDKVTAAWYDPKNGQKTKIGVFDNKGTKEFQPSGKKEDGNDWVLILTSNK, from the coding sequence ATGAAATACCTATTTGCTCTGAGCATAAGCTTTCTGTTGACAGCACAAAGTGGATTTTCTCAATCTGAAAAGTCAAAAGCTTTACCTAGAATCAAAGTTTCCGAAAACAAACATTATTTTGTTACCGAAGACGGTAAGCCATTTTTCTGGTTAGGCGATACAGGCTGGCTGACATTTAGCAAACTGGACAGAGCAGGTGTTGAAAAATACCTTCAGGACAGGAAAGCAAAAGGATTCAATGTCGTTCAGGTAATGGTATTGCATAATCTGAATGCTGTAAATGCGTATGGCGATCAGGCCCTGATGAATGATAATCTGGCTGATCAGATTACTTCGCCTGGCAATGATCCAGACAATGCTCCCGAATATGATTATTGGGATCACATAGATTACACTTTGGAAGTAGCTCAAAAAAACGGAATCTATCTTGCAATGGTTCCGGTTTGGGGAACCAATGTTTCAAAAGGGAATAAAGTGAGCAAGGAACAGGCAGTTAAATACGCGAAGTTTTTAGCCGACCGATATAAAAACAAAACCAATGTAATTTGGCTTAACGGAGGAGACACCCACGGAAACGAATTTCAGGACATCTGGAACGCCATCGGAAGCACTTTAAAAACGAGTAACCCAAATCAGCTGGTGACTTTCCATCCTTTCGGAAGAACCGATTCTTCTGATGATTATCACAACGCATCTTGGTTAGATTTCAATATGTTCCAGTCCGGTCACAGAAGATACGATCAGGATTCGTCGAAAACCGCTTTTAAAGAAGATAATTACAAATTTGTTCATAGAGACTGGGATTTAAAACCAACAAAACCAACTTTGGACGGAGAGCCATCGTACGAAGGAATTCCACACGGTCTGCACGACACTTTACAGCCAAAATGGACTGCTAATGACGTTCGTCGTTATGGCTACTGGTCAGTTTTTGCAGGCGGAGCAGGTTACACTTATGGACATAACGCCGTAATGCAGATGTTCAGAAAAGGCGATAAACCAGCCTACGGAAACAAAGAATTATGGTATGACGCCATCAATGCGCCAGGAGCCGGACAAATGGTATACATTAAAAATCTGATGCTGGAATTTCCTTATTTAGAAAGAGTTCCGGATCAGTCACTAGTTGCCAGCCAAGGTCAAAAATACGATTATCAGGTAGCCACCAGAGGAAATGATTACGCATTAATCTATACCTATAACGGAAGAAAAATTACCGTAAATATGGGTAAAATCGCAGGGGATAAAGTAACCGCAGCATGGTATGACCCAAAAAACGGACAAAAAACGAAGATTGGAGTTTTTGATAATAAAGGAACCAAAGAATTTCAGCCTTCCGGCAAAAAAGAAGACGGAAATGACTGGGTATTGATTCTAACTTCAAACAAATAA
- a CDS encoding DUF6298 domain-containing protein, producing MNFIQLKNIMTKQDLLVLSCFVIFFSANISTAQNTFPDITKSKEGKLEQTTDAKGNQIPDFSFAGYKASSVAIPDVAVKVFVPHIDGDATKTIQTAIDYAAKLKADKNGFKGTVLLDKGIFKVSGEINIKDSGIVLRGSGSDTNGTMLLGTSISRKAIVNISGINNQVLKDKFELADNFTPLGATVLNVKTGTSLKKGDHITINTPITKNWIDLLSMNDFGGESGWIGWKADDFVIRADREITNVQGNKITIDAPLTNTLDEELSKSTVVNYIWAGRINNSGVENLTLKSDYDTTNPKDEQHRWHGISIANAEDIWVKQVNFEQFAGGAVSILKTAKRITVEDCLALNPISEIASFRRNTFYTEGQQTLFQRCYSEFGYNDFVVGGYATAGPNVFLQCESHQPFSFSGSVGSWATGILFDVSLIDGNAISFKNKEQDGRGLGWNVANSVIWETSASKIENYSPPTANNWAFGVWAQWAGNGHWKDVNNHISPRSLFYALLEQRLGKLPMNAQIMDLGTEPSSSPTLEQAKELTAEAYKLNETLKEFIVKASARNPISIDYGKAKRIDEVKTDAIANTSANKIALTNGLLTAENGVITGEVVDVPWWRGSLRESEVSKSRPHITRFVPGHYGLGYTDNLEETVNYLVENNKSAIDHNYGLWYEQRMADHERIRRIDPDVWAPFYEQPFDRSGQGIAWDHLSKYDLTRYNAWYWNRLKTFAELAGQKNKILLNENYFQHNILEAGAHWASSPWRPANNINTTGLPEPPPYAGDKRIFLAEQFYDIKNADIRKLHAAFIEKNLENFKDNANVLQLTSAEYTGPLSFMQFWIDVIANYEKSHQNQSKIALSATKDVQDAILNDVERAKTVDVIDIRYWYYREDGTAYAPEGGVNLAPRQHARKIKTGKETDEQVYRAVREYREKYPEKAVLYSTMGAPRFGWPALMAGASLANVPKIELSTFHSALIGMKFAEGTTFSDNLWTLENKGNAYLFYLKKDQDVSIDLSNHKGTFEVYAINASNGSVTKKTTISGGKQVEIQQAEIKEKVLFVVKKN from the coding sequence ATGAATTTTATTCAACTCAAAAATATAATGACAAAACAGGATTTACTCGTTCTATCCTGTTTTGTTATTTTCTTTAGTGCCAATATCAGTACGGCACAAAACACATTTCCTGATATTACAAAATCTAAAGAAGGAAAACTGGAACAGACCACTGACGCAAAAGGAAACCAGATTCCTGATTTTTCTTTTGCCGGATATAAAGCTTCTTCGGTTGCCATTCCTGATGTTGCGGTTAAAGTTTTTGTCCCCCATATTGATGGTGATGCTACAAAAACTATTCAGACAGCGATAGATTACGCAGCCAAATTGAAAGCCGATAAAAACGGTTTTAAGGGAACAGTACTTTTAGACAAAGGAATCTTTAAAGTTTCAGGCGAAATTAATATCAAGGATAGCGGAATTGTATTAAGAGGAAGCGGTTCTGATACTAACGGAACAATGCTGTTAGGAACTTCCATTAGCCGAAAAGCAATTGTCAATATTAGCGGAATCAACAATCAAGTTTTAAAAGATAAGTTTGAATTAGCCGATAATTTCACACCATTAGGAGCAACAGTTTTAAATGTAAAAACCGGCACTTCCTTAAAAAAAGGAGATCATATTACAATCAATACACCCATCACCAAAAATTGGATTGACCTTTTATCAATGAATGACTTTGGCGGAGAAAGTGGCTGGATTGGATGGAAAGCCGATGATTTCGTTATTCGTGCCGACAGGGAAATTACAAATGTTCAGGGAAATAAAATCACGATTGATGCGCCTTTGACTAATACTTTAGACGAAGAATTATCAAAATCAACTGTTGTAAATTATATCTGGGCGGGTAGAATCAATAATTCAGGCGTTGAAAACCTGACCTTAAAATCAGATTATGATACTACAAATCCAAAAGACGAACAACACAGATGGCACGGAATTTCTATAGCCAATGCGGAAGATATTTGGGTAAAGCAAGTCAATTTTGAACAGTTTGCAGGCGGTGCAGTTTCTATTTTGAAAACAGCCAAAAGAATTACTGTTGAAGATTGTCTGGCACTGAACCCAATTTCTGAAATTGCCTCTTTTAGAAGAAATACTTTTTATACCGAAGGACAGCAGACTTTGTTTCAGCGTTGTTATTCGGAATTTGGATATAATGATTTTGTAGTCGGAGGTTACGCTACGGCCGGTCCAAATGTGTTTTTGCAATGCGAATCGCATCAGCCTTTTAGTTTCAGCGGATCGGTTGGAAGCTGGGCAACCGGAATCCTTTTTGATGTTTCGCTGATTGACGGAAACGCCATCAGTTTCAAAAACAAAGAACAGGACGGAAGAGGTTTAGGCTGGAACGTTGCCAATAGCGTCATCTGGGAAACTTCTGCATCCAAAATAGAAAATTATAGTCCGCCAACGGCAAACAACTGGGCATTTGGAGTTTGGGCGCAGTGGGCAGGAAACGGACATTGGAAAGACGTGAACAATCACATCAGTCCGAGAAGTTTATTTTATGCTTTGCTAGAACAGCGTTTGGGTAAATTACCTATGAATGCTCAGATTATGGATTTGGGTACAGAACCTTCTTCAAGCCCGACATTGGAACAGGCAAAAGAATTAACAGCCGAAGCTTATAAATTAAACGAAACTTTAAAAGAGTTTATCGTTAAAGCATCTGCCCGAAATCCAATTTCGATTGATTATGGCAAAGCCAAAAGAATTGACGAAGTAAAAACTGATGCAATTGCAAATACAAGTGCCAATAAAATTGCCCTGACTAACGGATTATTAACTGCTGAAAATGGTGTTATTACCGGAGAAGTGGTTGATGTGCCTTGGTGGAGAGGCAGTTTGCGCGAATCGGAAGTTTCGAAATCCAGACCGCATATTACCCGATTTGTGCCTGGACATTATGGATTGGGTTACACCGATAATCTGGAAGAAACCGTAAATTATTTAGTCGAAAATAATAAATCGGCGATTGACCATAATTACGGACTTTGGTACGAACAAAGAATGGCCGATCACGAACGCATCCGCAGAATAGATCCTGATGTGTGGGCACCTTTTTACGAACAGCCTTTTGACAGAAGCGGACAGGGAATTGCGTGGGATCATTTGAGCAAATACGATTTGACGCGATACAACGCCTGGTACTGGAACCGATTGAAAACCTTTGCAGAATTAGCAGGACAAAAAAATAAGATTCTCTTAAACGAAAATTATTTTCAGCATAATATTCTAGAAGCCGGAGCACACTGGGCAAGTTCTCCTTGGCGTCCAGCCAATAATATTAACACAACTGGATTGCCGGAACCACCGCCTTATGCAGGTGATAAAAGGATTTTTCTTGCCGAACAATTTTATGATATAAAAAATGCCGATATACGTAAATTGCACGCAGCATTCATTGAAAAAAATCTCGAAAATTTCAAAGACAACGCCAACGTTCTGCAACTCACAAGTGCCGAATATACAGGTCCTTTAAGCTTTATGCAATTTTGGATTGATGTCATAGCCAATTACGAAAAGTCGCATCAAAATCAATCGAAAATAGCTTTGAGTGCTACTAAAGATGTTCAGGATGCTATTTTGAATGATGTTGAAAGAGCTAAAACTGTTGATGTAATTGATATCAGATATTGGTATTACAGAGAAGACGGAACGGCATATGCTCCAGAAGGTGGCGTAAATTTAGCACCACGTCAGCACGCCCGTAAAATCAAAACCGGTAAAGAAACCGATGAACAAGTTTATAGAGCCGTTCGCGAGTACCGTGAAAAATATCCGGAAAAAGCTGTGCTGTATTCCACGATGGGAGCACCACGATTTGGATGGCCGGCTTTAATGGCTGGAGCTTCTTTGGCAAATGTTCCAAAAATTGAACTTTCGACCTTTCATTCTGCCCTTATTGGTATGAAATTTGCAGAAGGAACTACTTTTTCAGATAACCTTTGGACGCTGGAAAATAAAGGTAATGCCTATTTGTTTTATCTGAAAAAAGATCAGGATGTTTCAATAGATTTATCAAATCACAAAGGAACTTTTGAAGTATATGCAATAAATGCTTCAAATGGAAGTGTTACGAAAAAAACAACTATCAGCGGCGGAAAACAAGTCGAAATTCAGCAGGCTGAAATCAAGGAAAAAGTTCTATTCGTAGTGAAGAAAAATTAA
- a CDS encoding polysaccharide lyase gives MMAVILGFSFSSAFAQYPIIPPALQAKTDSILAKEEVRLAEIWKNNENILKEEAKHGKPYLPWASYPKDFVQADIPAFPGAEGGGAYTQGGRCGKIFVVTSLEDSGKGTFREACEAVGARTIVFNVSGIIQLKKRISMRAPYVTIAGQTAPGDGICIAGETLEIDTHDVIIRHMRFRRGATEVTRRDDALGGNPMGNIIVDHCSMSWGLDENISLYRHQFQANDKSKLEKLPACNITIQNTISSEGLDAYNHAFGSTIGGLNSTFMRNLWADNISRNASIGMYGDFNFVNNVIFNWWNRTLDGGDYRSMFNIINNYFKPGPITPTDQPIRYRILKPESGYMKPKTYGRAFVSGNFIVGSPEVTADNWNGGVQLEDQSAEETKDFLELIKQPKAFSMPKFSIMKAEEAYEFVLNNAGATLPKRDAVDERIVKQVRTGKIEVKDGLENTIGKEYVKRRLPADSYKKGIITHPDQVGGYPEYKGKAYKDSDNDGIPDVWEKKFGLNPNDASDANKDSNGDGYTNIEKYFNGIDPKGKTDWTKTENNKDTLSKVLLQ, from the coding sequence ATGATGGCGGTTATTTTAGGCTTTTCATTTTCATCAGCTTTTGCCCAATATCCTATAATTCCTCCTGCATTACAGGCAAAAACAGATTCCATTCTTGCAAAAGAGGAAGTTCGATTGGCTGAGATTTGGAAAAACAACGAAAACATACTTAAAGAAGAAGCCAAACACGGCAAACCATACTTGCCTTGGGCATCCTATCCAAAAGATTTTGTTCAGGCTGATATTCCGGCATTTCCTGGAGCCGAAGGAGGAGGAGCTTATACTCAAGGAGGCCGTTGCGGAAAAATATTTGTCGTGACCAGTCTGGAAGACAGCGGAAAAGGCACTTTCCGTGAAGCCTGTGAAGCCGTTGGAGCAAGAACTATTGTCTTCAATGTTTCAGGAATTATTCAGTTGAAGAAAAGAATCAGCATGCGTGCGCCTTACGTAACCATCGCTGGACAAACTGCTCCAGGTGACGGAATCTGCATTGCTGGCGAAACCTTGGAAATTGATACACATGACGTAATTATCCGTCACATGCGTTTTCGCAGAGGTGCAACAGAGGTAACCCGAAGAGACGACGCGTTGGGAGGAAATCCAATGGGAAATATTATTGTTGACCACTGTTCGATGAGCTGGGGACTGGACGAAAATATCTCTTTATACAGACACCAATTTCAGGCTAACGATAAATCAAAGCTAGAGAAACTGCCGGCTTGTAACATTACCATTCAAAATACAATTTCATCCGAAGGGTTAGATGCTTATAATCATGCATTTGGAAGTACTATCGGAGGATTAAACAGTACCTTTATGCGTAATTTATGGGCAGATAATATTTCAAGAAACGCTTCTATCGGAATGTACGGCGATTTTAATTTTGTGAATAACGTGATCTTCAACTGGTGGAATCGTACACTGGACGGAGGAGATTATCGCTCGATGTTTAATATCATTAATAATTATTTTAAACCGGGACCAATAACTCCCACAGATCAGCCGATTCGTTACAGAATTCTGAAACCGGAATCAGGTTACATGAAACCTAAAACTTACGGAAGAGCTTTTGTTTCCGGAAATTTCATCGTAGGTTCTCCAGAAGTTACAGCTGATAACTGGAATGGCGGTGTACAACTCGAAGACCAATCGGCAGAAGAAACAAAAGATTTCTTAGAATTGATCAAACAGCCGAAAGCTTTTTCAATGCCTAAGTTTTCAATAATGAAAGCAGAAGAAGCCTATGAATTTGTTCTGAATAATGCAGGAGCAACTTTGCCAAAACGTGATGCAGTTGATGAGAGAATTGTTAAACAGGTTCGCACCGGAAAAATAGAAGTGAAAGACGGTTTGGAAAATACAATCGGAAAAGAATATGTCAAAAGAAGATTGCCTGCCGACTCTTATAAAAAAGGAATTATCACACATCCTGACCAAGTAGGCGGTTATCCGGAATACAAAGGAAAAGCGTATAAAGATTCTGATAATGACGGAATCCCGGATGTCTGGGAAAAGAAATTTGGTCTGAATCCAAACGATGCATCTGATGCAAATAAAGATTCAAATGGTGATGGTTATACCAATATTGAAAAATATTTTAACGGTATAGATCCAAAAGGAAAAACAGATTGGACAAAAACAGAAAATAATAAGGATACTTTATCGAAAGTTTTACTGCAGTAA
- a CDS encoding DUF3826 domain-containing protein, whose translation MKSIKKISLMFLLFAFCKLSAQQYADPEYIKVTNERAAKIVEKLALNNKQKETAVTDIIAQQFRDLSKIQDARDAEIKKIKEDSSLVKEKQNEKIDKLKADADKSIDRLHKSYLKKLGTQLNEAKIIEVKDGMTYGVLPITVAGYNDMLPNLTEAQKKYIYDALVEAREHAMDGGSSKEKHGWFGKYKGRINNYLSKEGYDLNKESADWHKRIEEREKAKSGK comes from the coding sequence ATGAAGTCAATAAAAAAAATAAGTTTGATGTTTTTGCTTTTTGCTTTTTGCAAACTAAGCGCACAGCAATATGCGGACCCCGAGTATATCAAGGTTACCAATGAAAGAGCAGCTAAAATTGTCGAAAAATTAGCCTTGAATAACAAACAAAAAGAAACTGCTGTAACCGATATCATTGCACAGCAGTTCCGTGATTTGAGTAAAATCCAGGATGCTAGAGATGCTGAAATTAAAAAAATAAAAGAAGACAGCAGTTTAGTCAAAGAAAAACAAAATGAGAAAATTGATAAGCTGAAAGCAGATGCTGATAAATCAATTGACAGACTGCACAAGTCCTATTTGAAAAAATTAGGTACTCAGTTAAACGAAGCTAAAATCATTGAAGTAAAAGACGGAATGACTTATGGAGTGCTTCCTATTACTGTTGCAGGCTATAACGATATGCTGCCAAATTTGACAGAAGCACAAAAAAAATACATTTACGATGCCTTGGTTGAAGCAAGAGAGCATGCTATGGACGGAGGTTCATCTAAGGAAAAACATGGCTGGTTTGGTAAATACAAAGGTAGAATCAACAACTATTTATCAAAAGAAGGTTACGATCTTAACAAAGAAAGTGCTGACTGGCACAAGCGTATTGAAGAAAGAGAAAAAGCTAAATCAGGTAAATAA
- a CDS encoding pectate lyase family protein, translated as MKNFTLSAISLLFLGSIQCFAQYPKISPEMAAQSKAFIDEADKRSDEAWEKALVIIEEEAKHGKPYIPWASRPNDLPQASIPAFPGAEGGGMYTYGGRGGNVYTVTSLEDKGPGTLREACEQGGARIIVFNVSGIIRIKTPLIIRAPYITIAGQTAPGDGICVAGESIWINTHDVVIRHMRFRRGETFVGRRDDSIGGNPVGNIMIDHVSATWGLDENMSMYRHMYSPGAGYPDVKLGTVNITIQNSLFGEALDTYNHAFGSTLGGENCSFMRNMWANNAGRNPSIGWNGIFNFVNNVVFNWYNRSTDGGDYTANYNIINNFYKPGPVTDLTQPISYRILKPESGRSKLPYMVFGRAYVNGNIVNNNDKITKDNWDGGIQIENKKGELMGYDEAKTYFDKMKSDKPFPMPWFRPFMKADEAYEFVLKNVGATLPIRDKVDERIVRTVKTGVPEYAKGLEKKEFYQFEHRRLPMDSYKQGIITDISQVGGYPEYKGKPYVDTDKDGMPDAWEKKYGLNPKDPSDAKGDLNGDGYSNIEDYINGVNPAIKVDWTDLANNKETLVRPLLDLN; from the coding sequence ATGAAAAATTTCACTTTATCGGCTATTTCTCTATTGTTCTTGGGAAGTATCCAATGTTTTGCACAGTACCCAAAAATAAGTCCTGAAATGGCGGCGCAATCCAAAGCTTTTATAGATGAAGCTGATAAACGTTCGGACGAAGCTTGGGAAAAAGCATTAGTTATTATTGAAGAAGAAGCTAAACACGGAAAGCCTTATATCCCTTGGGCATCAAGACCAAACGATTTACCACAGGCGTCTATACCTGCTTTTCCAGGAGCTGAAGGAGGAGGTATGTACACTTATGGCGGACGTGGCGGAAATGTTTACACCGTTACAAGCCTTGAAGACAAAGGTCCGGGAACTTTACGTGAAGCCTGCGAACAGGGCGGAGCCAGAATCATTGTTTTTAATGTATCAGGAATTATCAGAATTAAAACGCCGTTAATTATTCGTGCGCCTTATATTACGATTGCAGGACAAACCGCTCCAGGCGATGGTATCTGTGTAGCGGGAGAATCTATTTGGATCAATACTCACGATGTAGTTATTCGTCATATGCGTTTTCGTCGAGGCGAAACTTTCGTCGGACGCAGAGATGATTCAATTGGAGGAAATCCTGTTGGGAATATCATGATTGATCACGTTTCTGCTACTTGGGGATTAGATGAAAATATGTCCATGTACAGACACATGTACAGTCCGGGTGCAGGTTATCCAGATGTAAAATTGGGTACGGTAAACATTACCATTCAAAACAGTCTGTTCGGAGAAGCTTTGGATACCTATAACCATGCTTTTGGAAGTACCTTAGGCGGTGAAAACTGTTCTTTCATGAGAAATATGTGGGCAAATAATGCAGGCAGAAATCCATCTATCGGCTGGAACGGGATTTTCAATTTTGTAAATAACGTAGTTTTCAACTGGTATAACAGATCAACAGATGGCGGCGATTATACAGCCAACTATAATATCATTAATAACTTTTACAAACCAGGACCAGTTACTGATTTGACTCAGCCAATCAGCTACAGAATTTTAAAACCGGAATCAGGAAGAAGCAAATTGCCTTATATGGTTTTTGGAAGAGCTTATGTAAACGGAAATATCGTTAATAATAATGATAAAATAACCAAAGACAACTGGGACGGCGGTATTCAGATCGAAAATAAAAAAGGAGAATTAATGGGGTATGATGAAGCCAAAACTTATTTCGATAAAATGAAAAGTGACAAACCTTTCCCAATGCCATGGTTCCGTCCTTTCATGAAAGCAGATGAAGCTTATGAATTCGTTCTTAAAAATGTAGGAGCAACTTTGCCAATCAGGGATAAGGTTGATGAAAGAATCGTAAGAACCGTGAAAACTGGTGTTCCTGAATATGCAAAAGGATTGGAGAAAAAAGAATTTTATCAATTTGAACACCGCCGTTTACCGATGGATTCATACAAGCAGGGAATCATCACGGATATTTCACAAGTAGGAGGATATCCAGAATACAAAGGGAAGCCTTATGTTGACACAGATAAAGACGGTATGCCGGATGCATGGGAGAAAAAATATGGTTTGAATCCGAAAGATCCATCTGATGCAAAAGGAGATTTAAACGGTGATGGATATTCTAATATCGAAGACTATATTAACGGAGTAAACCCGGCTATCAAAGTGGATTGGACAGATTTAGCCAATAACAAAGAAACATTAGTTAGACCTTTGTTAGATTTAAACTAA
- a CDS encoding RagB/SusD family nutrient uptake outer membrane protein has product MKTKLNIYITLGLVLVLGASCSDNFLEDMKPYGKYDDSFWKVQERVGNYVDNQYNEFYAAYKSPTATVMGLYTDTYSKMTEELGGVQPLINPNNNYINSIDASGYYGLKIGAGLNQGSNPYGRIRECTILLQDIDVKGANLDKTFRDQAKGQMYYMRAMQYFDLMRVYGGVPVVTTVEDAAVDNPAIQLPRAKVSEVVAQIVKDLDMAASLLPANWNAANYGRFTRGAALAQKSRVLLTFASPLFNKNWDSSNERWQAALDAGLAAETQLTQDGYGLYGSSAKDWESMFYIKDNAPISEAIAINLCGIASSDLTLNINNSWEKAIRVAGQGGSPGSGGVAAPKEMIDLFPMGDGKRPTAAGSNYNDFTFFVNRDPRFYRTFAFSGVRWPYKENTTSVIWTYRWLDAANKPYFSDGNTGASSPAIVRKMTNPTVTNGGTLTYGQSGTDIMEYRYAELLLNIAECYAALGQTSNTLAYLGKIRARVGIPSANNYGIGTLADKYAAIEACLYERRVELAYEGKRYWDIQRWMLYDNASLSGIAGGTVSKLGLKAINGTQRTGNYLESKVKGTATADPLATLRASQGADPDSANFQTQLTALATFYNANFIRTNLITPMDNVSGTPAVIKFNPNYYISGLNTTAFTSNPWLVQTLGWNNNVGTAGTFNYQE; this is encoded by the coding sequence ATGAAAACAAAACTTAATATATATATAACGCTAGGGCTTGTGCTTGTATTGGGCGCTTCCTGCAGCGATAACTTTCTGGAAGATATGAAGCCTTATGGAAAGTACGATGATTCATTCTGGAAAGTCCAAGAGCGTGTAGGGAATTATGTTGATAATCAGTATAATGAATTTTATGCAGCTTATAAATCACCTACAGCAACTGTAATGGGTTTATATACAGATACCTATAGTAAGATGACCGAAGAATTAGGTGGGGTTCAGCCTTTAATTAATCCAAACAATAATTATATTAATTCAATTGATGCCTCTGGTTATTATGGTCTGAAAATTGGAGCTGGATTAAATCAAGGGAGTAATCCTTATGGAAGAATTAGAGAATGTACTATCTTATTGCAGGATATTGATGTAAAAGGAGCTAATTTGGATAAAACATTTCGCGATCAGGCAAAAGGGCAGATGTATTATATGCGTGCTATGCAGTATTTTGACTTGATGCGTGTTTATGGAGGTGTACCTGTTGTTACAACTGTTGAAGATGCAGCTGTCGACAATCCAGCTATTCAGCTTCCGAGAGCAAAAGTTTCTGAGGTAGTAGCACAAATAGTAAAAGATTTAGATATGGCTGCTAGTCTGCTTCCTGCAAATTGGAACGCAGCCAATTACGGGCGTTTTACAAGAGGGGCCGCTTTGGCACAAAAATCTCGTGTCCTTTTAACGTTTGCAAGTCCTTTGTTTAATAAAAATTGGGATAGTTCTAATGAGCGTTGGCAAGCAGCTTTAGATGCTGGACTGGCTGCAGAAACTCAATTAACACAAGATGGATACGGCTTATACGGAAGTTCTGCAAAAGACTGGGAATCTATGTTTTATATAAAAGATAATGCTCCTATTTCTGAGGCAATTGCGATTAACCTTTGTGGGATTGCAAGTTCAGATTTAACCTTAAACATTAATAATAGCTGGGAAAAAGCGATTCGAGTGGCTGGTCAAGGTGGATCTCCTGGCAGTGGAGGTGTTGCTGCTCCTAAAGAAATGATAGATTTGTTTCCAATGGGTGATGGTAAAAGACCTACCGCAGCTGGTAGTAATTATAATGATTTTACATTTTTTGTTAACCGTGATCCTAGATTTTACAGAACATTTGCTTTCTCTGGGGTTAGATGGCCATATAAGGAAAATACTACTTCTGTTATTTGGACTTACCGTTGGTTAGATGCTGCAAATAAACCATATTTTTCTGATGGCAATACTGGAGCATCAAGCCCCGCCATTGTTCGTAAAATGACAAACCCTACAGTTACTAATGGAGGAACTTTAACTTATGGACAATCAGGTACCGACATTATGGAATACCGTTATGCTGAATTGTTGTTAAATATTGCAGAATGTTATGCTGCATTAGGGCAAACCAGTAATACGCTGGCTTATTTAGGGAAAATTAGAGCCCGTGTAGGTATCCCTTCTGCAAACAATTATGGAATTGGTACATTGGCAGATAAATATGCGGCTATTGAAGCTTGTCTGTACGAAAGAAGAGTAGAGTTGGCTTATGAAGGAAAACGTTACTGGGATATTCAGCGCTGGATGCTTTATGACAATGCTTCACTTTCTGGTATTGCAGGCGGTACAGTTAGTAAATTAGGTTTAAAAGCTATCAATGGTACACAGCGAACAGGGAATTATTTGGAAAGCAAAGTAAAAGGTACAGCTACTGCTGATCCTTTAGCAACACTTCGTGCAAGCCAGGGAGCTGACCCAGATTCTGCTAATTTTCAAACACAGTTAACGGCTTTGGCAACATTTTATAATGCTAATTTTATTCGTACAAATTTGATTACCCCTATGGATAATGTTAGTGGTACTCCAGCTGTGATTAAATTTAATCCAAATTATTACATTAGTGGTCTTAATACAACTGCCTTCACATCAAACCCTTGGTTAGTGCAGACTTTAGGATGGAATAATAATGTTGGTACAGCTGGAACTTTTAATTATCAAGAATAG